The Scomber japonicus isolate fScoJap1 chromosome 13, fScoJap1.pri, whole genome shotgun sequence genome includes a window with the following:
- the ephb4a gene encoding ephrin type-B receptor 4a, with product MELTYISVVLLGCIFLDWAPLASAEEEVLMNTKAETSDLKWTIFSRAKTEWEEVSGLDEENNSVRTYEICQTDSSSSHWLRSGFIQRRSASHVYVELRFTMMECSSRSTHHRSCKETFNLYYYQADSNEATATYPPWMENPYVKVDTVAADFLLRKGGEQKFNLKTLRLGPLSKRGLYLAFQAQGACMALLSVRVFFKKCPPLINALSSFPETVPRTLVQEAEGVCVEYASLQGPRPWPPKLFCGEDGQWVGQATTSCACLPGYEPAEGNTRCTACTLGQFKSGAEGQCTGCPGFSHAPTTGASVCVCRPGYLRAKSDTPDASCTRPPSAPRSIVTQINDTTLSLEWNEPLDNGNRVDLSYAVRCFVCRSPKGPCLSCGDSVSYRPSQDDLLGRRVEVWGLLPHTTYTFTIQAINGVSQLSGKDPASESVNITTSHDVPSLVSVIRKRDSTESSLTLHWSVPAQPHYTIQKYQLRYCEKERRSEDQCLYTESDINEAVLTDLRRATQYEVQVRVRTMAGYGSFSPAAFFRTLPDGLDSSSQFLIPGILIAVGMLLLVTFVFVAAYCIRRHSRIKDPELSDKNSQYLVGQGVKVYIDPFTYEDPNEAVREFAKEIDVSFVKIEEVIGAGEFGEVCRGRLRVPGKKENYVAIKTLKGGYTDKQRRDFLSEASIMGQFQHPNIIHLEGIITASCPVMILTEFMENGALDSFLRLNDSQFTPIQLVGMLRGIASGMKYLAEMSYVHRDLAARNILINSNLVCKVSDFGLSRFLQENSSDPTYTSSLGGKIPIRWTAPEAIAFRKFTSASDVWSYGIVMWEVMSFGERPYWDMSNQDVINAIEQDYRLPPPPDCPTHLHQLMLDCWQKDRSARPRFADLVSALDKLIRNPASLKIVAQEGAGPSYPLLDQRAPIALSSCASVGEWLRAIKMERYEDSFLQAGFTSVDQLAQITTQELLHMGVTLAGHQRKILSSIQMMTFRNKSTTTVTF from the exons AGGTGCTGATGAACACGAAGGCAGAGACTTCTGATCTCAAATGGACCATCTTCTCGCGTGCCAAAACCGAG TGGGAGGAAGTTAGTGGTTTGGATGAGGAGAACAACAGTGTGAGGACCTATGAGATCTGCCAGACTGACAGCTCGTCCAGCCACTGGCTGCGCAGTGGCTTCATCCAGCGAAGAAGTGCATCTCACGTCTATGTGGAGCTTCGATTCACCATGATGGAGTGTTCCTCCAGGAGCACCCACCACCGCAGCTGTAAGGAGACCTTCAATCTCTATTACTACCAGGCAGACTCGAACGAGGCCACGGCTACTTACCCTCCGTGGATGGAGAATCCTTACGTCAAG GTCGACACAGTGGCTGCGGACTTTCTACTGAGGAAGGGTGGGGAGCAGAAATTCAATTTGAAGACCTTAAGGCTCGGCCCTTTATCTAAGAGAGGCCTCTACTTGGCTTTTCAGGCTCAGGGCGCCTGCATGGCCCTGCTGTCCGTCAGGGTTTTCTTCAAGAAGTGTCCTCCCTTGATTAAtgctctttcctctttccctgaGACTGTCCCCCGCACTCTAGTTCAAGAggctgagggtgtgtgtgtggagtacGCCTCCCTGCAAGGGCCCCGACCTTGGCCACCTAAACTCTTCTGCGGGGAAGATGGCCAGTGGGTGGGCCAGGCAACAACCTCCTGTGCCTGCCTACCGGGATATGAACCTGCTGAAGGAAACACACGATGCACAG CCTGCACTTTGGGTCAGTTCAAGTCAGGTGCAGAGGGACAATGCACAGGCTGTCCAGGATTCAGCCACGCCCCCACCACGGgggcatcagtgtgtgtgtgtcgaccTGGATACCTACGTGCAAAATCTGACACTCCCGACGCTTCATGCACTA GACCTCCTTCAGCCCCACGCAGTATTGTCACCCAGATCAACGACACCACGCTCAGTCTAGAGTGGAACGAGCCGCTGGACAACGGCAACAGAGTAGACCTGAGCTACGCTGTCAGATGCTTTGTGTGTAGGTCACCCAAAGGACCTTGCCTGTCCTGTGGAGACAGCGTCAGCTACCGCCCCTCGCAGGACGACCTGCTGGGTCGCAGGGTTGAGGTGTGGGGCCTGCTGCCTCACACCACATACACCTTTACCATCCAGGCGATCAACGGGGTGTCTCAGCTCAGTGGCAAGGACCCTGCCAGTGAAAGTGTCAACATCACCACAAGTCATGACG TGCCATCACTGGTGTCAGTGATTCGGAAGAGGGACTCCACAGAGAGCAGCCTGACACTTCACTGGTCAGTCCCTGCCCAGCCACACTACACCATCCAGAAGTATCAGCTACGCTACTGCGAGAAG GAGCGGCGTAGCGAGGATCAGTGCCTCTACACAGAGAGTGACATAAACGAGGCTGTGCTGACAGACCTTCGTAGGGCCACTCAATATGAAGTGCAGGTGCGGGTGCGTACCATGGCCGGTTATGGCAGCTTCAGTCCTGCAGCCTTCTTCCGTACCCTGCCTGATG GACTCGATTCTTCCTCCCAGTTCTTGATACCTGGCATCCTTATCGCTGTTGGGATGTTGCTACTTGTCACTTTTGTCTTTGTGGCCGCTTACTGCATACG CAGACACAGCCGAATAAAGGATCCAGAGCTGAGTGACAAAAACAGCCAGTACCTTGTTGGCCAAG GGGTCAAGGTGTATATCGACCCTTTCACCTATGAGGACCCTAATGAGGCGGTGCGCGAATTTGCCAAGGAAATCGATGTTTCCTTTGTCAAGATTGAGGAGGTTATCGGAGCTG GAGAGTTCGGGGAGGTGTGTCGAGGACGGCTGAGGGTCccggggaaaaaagaaaactacgtagcaataaagacattaaagggCGGCTACACGGACAAGCAAAGGCGAGACTTCCTGTCCGAGGCGTCCATCATGGGCCAGTTCCAGCACCCCAACATCATCCACTTGGAGGGGATCATCACAGCCAGCTGTCCAGTCATGATACTCACAGAGTTTATGGAGAACGGAGCTCTGGATTCTTTTCTACGG ctgaacgaCAGCCAGTTCACGCCCATCCAGCTGGTGGGAATGCTGCGCGGCATCGCCTCAGGCATGAAGTACCTGGCAGAGATGAGCTACGTCCACCGGGACCTGGCTGCCCGCAACATCTTGATCAACAGCAACCTGGTGTGCAAGGTGTCCGACTTTGGCTTGTCACGCTTCTTGCAGGAGAACTCCTCTGACCCGACTTACACCAGCTCTCTG ggAGGTAAGATCCCAATCCGCTGGACAGCACCGGAGGCGATAGCCTTCAGAAAGTTTACCTCAGCCTCTGATGTGTGGAGCTATGGCATTGTCATGTGGGAGGTCATGTCTTTTGGAGAGAGACCGTACTGGGACATGAGCAACCAGGAT gTAATCAATGCCATAGAGCAGGACTACCGGCTGCCCCCGCCCCCTGACTGTCCCACCCACCTGCACCAGCTGATGTTGGACTGCTGGCAGAAGGACCGCTCAGCGCGTCCTCGCTTCGCAGACCTCGTCAGCGCTCTGGACAAGCTGATCCGAAATCCCGCATCACTGAAAATAGTGGCTCAAGAAGGAGCAGG GCCATCTTACCCCCTGCTGGACCAGCGTGCACCTATAGCCCTCTCGTCATGCGCTTCAGTGGGGGAATGGTTGAGGGCCATCAAGATGGAGCGCTACGAAGACAGCTTCCTGCAGGCCGGCTTCACCTCAGTGGATCAGCTGGCCCAGATCACCACACA gGAGCTGCTGCACATGGGCGTGACACTGGCCGGGCATCAGAGAAAAATCCTCTCCAGCATCCAGATGATGACTTTTCGGAACAAGAGCACTACAACTGTGACCTTCTAG